Proteins found in one Corynebacterium freneyi genomic segment:
- a CDS encoding SMI1/KNR4 family protein yields the protein MNELSNDAGKVDRVNAAWDRIEAVLDDDALGAPATEAELDQLQADLGVTLPDYVRASWLRHGSVDGEPWDGGWIAAPASILNDYKLWTKLQADGEFDDFENTDGEGADSEGKWYHEAWIPLVMDFGGNNYCLDMRSGRLVSMDHEVGSEFLDYADWPAYLEAAADSLEATGLPFPE from the coding sequence ATGAATGAACTGAGCAATGATGCTGGCAAGGTCGATCGGGTCAACGCGGCGTGGGATCGGATCGAGGCAGTGCTTGACGACGATGCCCTGGGAGCCCCCGCAACGGAGGCGGAACTGGACCAGCTGCAGGCCGACCTCGGTGTGACGCTGCCGGATTACGTGCGGGCGTCGTGGCTGCGGCACGGGTCGGTGGACGGCGAGCCGTGGGACGGTGGCTGGATCGCGGCGCCGGCGTCGATCCTGAACGACTACAAGCTGTGGACCAAGCTGCAGGCCGACGGCGAGTTCGACGACTTCGAAAACACCGACGGGGAGGGCGCCGACTCCGAGGGCAAGTGGTACCACGAGGCGTGGATCCCGCTGGTCATGGACTTCGGCGGAAACAACTACTGCCTGGACATGCGCTCGGGTCGCCTGGTGTCCATGGACCACGAGGTCGGTTCGGAGTTCCTGGACTACGCCGACTGGCCGGCGTACCTGGAGGCCGCCGCCGATTCGCTGGAGGCCACGGGGCTGCCCTTCCCCGAGTAG
- a CDS encoding mycothiol-dependent nitroreductase Rv2466c family protein: protein MSTRDKVTFYFDVSCPFCWITSRWIKEVEKVRDIEVEWKPMSLSVLNEGREELPEEYKFMMECNWTPARLFNAVFDQDGQEAVDKLYTALGTKIHDEDRIDRHARVDEPAHAFDELITEALAEVGLPEERLAQALTTDFDELMRDNHAEAMKEVGDEVGTPVVKLGDTAFFGPVLTRIPRGEEAGKIFDGSILLAGYPHFFELKRSRTESPQFD from the coding sequence GTGAGCACCCGAGACAAGGTCACCTTTTACTTCGACGTTTCCTGCCCGTTCTGCTGGATCACCTCCCGCTGGATCAAGGAAGTGGAGAAGGTCCGCGACATCGAGGTCGAGTGGAAGCCGATGAGCCTGTCGGTTCTCAACGAGGGCCGCGAGGAACTGCCGGAAGAGTACAAGTTCATGATGGAGTGCAACTGGACTCCGGCGCGCCTGTTCAATGCGGTGTTCGACCAGGATGGTCAGGAGGCCGTCGACAAGCTCTACACGGCGCTGGGCACGAAGATCCACGACGAGGACCGCATCGACCGTCACGCGCGCGTCGACGAGCCGGCCCACGCGTTCGATGAGTTGATCACCGAGGCCCTCGCGGAAGTCGGCCTACCGGAGGAGCGCCTGGCGCAGGCCCTGACCACGGATTTCGACGAGCTCATGCGCGACAACCACGCGGAGGCCATGAAGGAGGTCGGCGACGAGGTCGGCACCCCGGTGGTCAAGCTCGGCGACACCGCCTTCTTCGGCCCCGTGCTCACCCGCATTCCGCGCGGCGAGGAGGCCGGGAAGATCTTCGACGGCTCCATCCTGCTGGCCGGCTACCCGCACTTCTTCGAGCTGAAGCGGTCGCGCACCGAGAGCCCCCAGTTCGACTAA